The following coding sequences are from one Armatimonadota bacterium window:
- a CDS encoding YHYH protein encodes MKARYHRGMTGPLLLLVALGQRSYTNQVKIEIQGDYRVITSNGIPDHTTGAFPNRGNPNTISPQNYHFKVPAQPKTASFLTDLGHQDFGIALNGVPFDPLTAEYWNNDRQAGWNYEGIIHGMGTLGIDFNNAHVQPNGAYHYHANPVGLVKNLHGDNTKMTQIGWAADGFPIYSLYGYVNATDAKSGVKTLKSSWRLKQGTRPSGTAGPGGVYDGTFTRDWEYVKGSGDLDEANGRYGVTPEFPNGTYYYVVSEAYPWIPRKFVGTPDSSFRRGPGGPGGPGGPGFGPPPPGFPPPPGGRRGGGGGE; translated from the coding sequence ATGAAGGCCCGCTACCATAGAGGCATGACTGGACCACTTCTACTTTTGGTCGCATTGGGGCAACGGAGCTACACCAATCAGGTGAAGATCGAGATTCAAGGCGACTATCGCGTCATCACCTCGAACGGAATTCCCGACCACACGACAGGAGCCTTTCCCAATCGCGGCAATCCCAACACGATCAGCCCGCAGAACTATCATTTCAAGGTTCCGGCTCAGCCAAAGACGGCTTCATTCTTAACCGATCTTGGCCACCAGGATTTCGGCATCGCCCTGAACGGTGTTCCGTTCGATCCGCTAACGGCCGAGTATTGGAACAACGACCGCCAAGCAGGATGGAACTACGAAGGCATCATCCACGGGATGGGCACGCTGGGCATCGACTTTAACAACGCCCACGTCCAGCCGAACGGCGCGTACCACTACCACGCAAATCCGGTTGGGCTGGTGAAGAACCTGCACGGCGACAACACCAAGATGACGCAGATTGGCTGGGCGGCCGACGGCTTTCCGATCTATAGCCTTTATGGCTACGTGAACGCGACCGACGCGAAGAGCGGTGTGAAGACTTTGAAGTCGAGCTGGAGGCTGAAACAGGGCACGCGGCCATCCGGCACAGCGGGACCGGGGGGCGTCTATGACGGCACGTTTACGCGCGACTGGGAGTACGTGAAGGGCTCTGGAGACCTGGACGAAGCGAACGGCCGATATGGCGTCACCCCCGAGTTCCCGAATGGAACCTATTACTACGTGGTCTCCGAGGCGTACCCTTGGATTCCGAGAAAGTTCGTTGGCACCCCCGATTCGAGCTTCCGACGTGGACCGGGCGGTCCCGGAGGTCCCGGTGGACCTGGCTTTGGACCTCCTCCACCCGGGTTCCCACCTCCTCCGGGTGGACGACGAGGTGGTGGCGGCGGAGAATAG